Proteins from one Megalopta genalis isolate 19385.01 chromosome 1, iyMegGena1_principal, whole genome shotgun sequence genomic window:
- the LOC117228859 gene encoding ZZ-type zinc finger-containing protein 3, with the protein MEDEEEIKCQDEEPGEFYFESDHLALKGNKDYSTLLKTIVILESQRVQAIEDLDKLLSIRSKALKDPISFVAQIQNSELPELPGPQKIAEIPYIDWSQYNIAVPDMRIRPQTRHGHVLPHVQTKTEQENGKILVRGRAFDESKPETFNQLWTVEEQKRLEELLIEYPPEEVEMRRWTKIANALGNRTPKQVSSRVQKYFIKLLRAGLPIPGRGPKMKLDAKKGIGHRHQRSNYSLFRRSTFFPHQDLSFTMPDETKEQAVTEESEDDAGNSIIEDNPELRHIELLRQVKCEKEESSSTSYKHVGYKCALCGEEPLTGTRWHCIECQDEMDLCSDCAVAQLEAEKPLHDPLHRLISIKPPQYTRNYDLDYFPQSFSNSSYNYLDPNFLPE; encoded by the exons ATGGAAGATGAAGAGGAGATTAAGTGCCAAGACGAAGAGCCAGGTGAATTTTATTTCGAGTCGGATCATCTAGCGCTGAAGGGAAACAAGGATTACAGTACTCTTTTGAAAACGATCGTAATCCTCGAATCTCAACGTGTCCAAGCTATCGAAGACCTGGATAAACTACTGTCCATTCGTTCTAAGGCATTGAAGGACCCAATATCGTTCGTAGCACAGATACAGAATAGCGAACTTCCAGAATTACCAGGACCACAGAAAATTGCGGAAATTCCTTATATTGACTGGTCACAATATAACATAGCTGTACCTGATATGCGTATTAGGCCGCAAACCAGGCATGGACACGTTCTGCCTCATGTGCAAACGAAAACTGAACAGGAAAATGGAAAG ATTCTAGTGCGAGGTCGTGCTTTTGACGAAAGCAAACCTGAAACGTTCAATCAATTGTGGACAGTGGAGGAACAGAAAAGATTGGAAGAATTGCTGATAGAATATCCACCCGAAGAAGTAGAAATGAGACGTTGGACCAAAATAGCTAACGCTTTAG GCAATAGAACACCAAAACAAGTTTCTAGCAGAGTTCAAAAGTACTTTATTAAATTGCTGAGAGCTGGATTGCCTATTCCTGGTCGTGGTCCCAAAATGAAGTTGGACGCTAAGAAAGGAATAGGTCACAGGCATCAACGTAGTAATTATTCTCTGTTTAGAAGATCTACGTTCTTTCCACATCAAGATTTGTCTTTCACAATGCCTGATGAGACTAAAGAACAAGCAGTTACAGAAGAATCT GAGGACGATGCTGGCAACAGTATTATCGAAGACAATCCCGAGCTGAGGCACATAGAATTATTGCGGCAAGTGAAATGTGAGAAAGAAGAAAGTTCTTCTACGTCATATAAACACGTTGGATACAAG TGTGCATTGTGCGGAGAAGAGCCTTTAACAGGCACAAGGTGGCATTGCATAGAATGCCAAGATGAAATGGATTTATGCAGTGATTGTGCAGTAGCACAGTTGGAAGCTGAAAAACCATTACACGACCCGTTACATAGACTGATATCTATAAAACCGCCACAGTATACTAGAAATTATGATCTAGACTATTTTCCACAAAGTTTTAGTAATTCTTCCTATAATTACTTAGATCCGAATTTTTTACCAGaataa
- the LOC117228858 gene encoding queuine tRNA-ribosyltransferase accessory subunit 2, translated as MKFLTNSVKSCAARIGTLTEFERIPSICFETPFPLIYTKGGLVPHLTNDTFAMVTTEPQFLSVSLPSTILMYESMKETNMSFANFVGMQKHINFLSITDPAYLTRSGFQKLDTIPIWSRGGRQMMSANRYMDIVETFKPDCYTAICDGDTNVNSTRKRASKAVRRSNTMFEQCLSRHNESKILKSTALLAAVEGGYDADARLESLNYLKDKPVDGYVIDGLHNNGPDVQNISTETVKEIIKQTINMLPNEKLKVSMGCWNPLTVLNLIELGVDIFDTSYPYVAAENAEALTVLCDHDTCSNILHVISFKEKRYEDDFSPICSHCECLTCKNHTRAYIYHLQNTKELLLGILLMIHNIHQYLEFFKIIRENIKNDTFNEYKQKIALKFESIDSTELNVVQVKKSKTANA; from the exons ATGAAATTCTTAACTAATTCGGTAAAATCTTGTGCCGCTCGCATTGGCACGTTGACAGAATTCGAGAGGATTCCCTCAATTTGCTTCGAAACTCCATTTCCTCTTATTTATACAAAG gGCGGGCTTGTGCCACATTTAACTAATGATACCTTTGCGATGGTTACCACAGAACCACAATTTCTGTCAGTTTCATTACCCTCTACAATATTAATGTACGAATCAATGAAAGAGACTAATATGAGTTTTGCAAATTTTGTCGGTATGCAG AAACACATAAATTTTCTCTCGATTACCGATCCAGcatatttaacacgttcaggCTTTCAAAAACTGGACACTATTCCTATATGGTCTAGAGGTGGCAGACAAATGATGTCAGCCAATCGTTATATGGATATTGTTGAAACATTTAAACCAGATTGCTATACTGCTATATGCGACGGGGATACTAACGTTAATAGTACTAGAAAAAGAGCTTCGAAAGCTGTGAGACGTAGTAATACAATGTTTGAACAATGTTTATCTAGACATAACGAATCAAAAATTTTGAAATCAACAGCATTATTAGCTGCTGTCGAAGGTGGCTACGATGCGGATGCTAGATTAGAatcattaaattatttaaaagacAAACCTGTGGATGGATATGTGATAGATGGATTACATAACAATGGACCAGATGTACAAAATATTTCGACAGAGACAGTCAAGGAAATAATAAAACAGACCATC AACATGttaccaaatgaaaaattgaaagtgTCGATGGGATGTTGGAATCCGTTAACAGTATTAAACTTAATTGAATTAGGTGTAGATATATTTGATACATCGTATCCTTATGTAGCTGCAGAGAATGCAGAAGCTTTAACAGTTTTATGTGACCACGATACCTGTAGTAATATATTACATGTAATATCGTTCAAAGAGAAAAG GTATGAGGATGATTTTTCTCCAATATGCTCTCATTGTGAATGCCTTACATGCAAAAATCACACTAGAGCATACATATACCATTTGCAGAACACCAAAGAATTGCTTCTTGGAATATTATTAATGAT ACACAATATTCATCAGTAtcttgaattttttaaaattattcgagaaaatataaaaaatgataCATTTAATGAGTACAAACAAAAAATTGCATTAAAATTTGAAAGTATTGATAGTACCGAATTAAACGTAGTACAAGTGAAAAAATCAAAGACCGCGAATGCGTGA